CCTTGAAGTCACCAAACGCCAGGGGAAAGGAGTTGGCGGCCACTGCGGGCATGTCTTCCGCCTCGGTGATGCCGTAACCCAGGAAGCTGGCAGGCTGGCTGGCCGACAAGGCCGGTTGCCACAGGTATTGGCCGGTGGTGTCCTTGTACTTGCGCATAGCGGCCAGGATCAGCTTGCTAGTGACCCACTGGGCGTTGGTGCGATAACGTGCACGCAGGCCATAAATGATGTCGTAGAACAAGTCCGTGCTGGTCGGCATGGCTGCGGCCTGGCCGGATGCAATGTACTGCAGGGTGCCGAAGGCACGGGCACTGTCTGCCGTAGCGACTGGAGCAGGGCCTGCCAGGAAGCCGGTGGGCTTTTTAGTGCCATTGCCGGAGATGAAGGCAGCGCCCTCACCCGCCGCGATAGCTTCCGATGCAGACGAAATCAGCCAGTCTTCCACATTGAAGAACAGGTCATCCAGGGATTCTTCCGATGCCTGGGGCTTTGCGGAACCCATGCCGAAGGTAGGCGCGCACTCGGCCAGGTCGGGGGTGTTGGTTTGGTTGCGGGTATCCGTTTCACCAACCCACTCGAAGGTGGCACCGTTCACATCGAACAGCTCTTTGTAGTCGGTGGTGCCGACCTGGCGGACAGTTGCGAGCTGGCGGATGGGCGACATGTCGACCGACAAACGGGCAATATTCCGTTCGATTTCTTCAGGCAGTGCAAAGCCGCCTGCAGCGCCCGTCGATGTGACGGTTTGGGTAGCGCGGGTTTCGCGGCCATCTGCGCGCTGCTTGGCTTCCAGCGCCTTTTGTGCCTGGGTAGCGCGCTGCTGGCGTTCGCCATCGCCTGGAGCGCGCACCCAGTCGAAAAAGGCTTCTTTGTACTCCACCGATTCCGCGGATTCGCGGGCTTCACGGTTGCCACTTTGCGCGCCGGGGCGGGCAAGCTTGGTTTCCATCCGCTCCAGGCGGGTCTTTGCATCGGTGATGGAGTTGATGTGCTCGTCCATGCGGGCAAGTTTGGCGTCGAGCTCGGCAGTGCCCTGGCCTTTCTTGATGGCCTCGATGCGGCTGTCGTTCGTCTTTTTGTACTCGTCGAACGCAGTGGCGATCTTGTCCAGGGCGTCGGCCACAGATTTGATGCTGGGGTCTTCGCGCTTTTCGTACACGCCGAGAGTTTCGGTCTTGGCACTGAATGCGGCGAAATGCAGGGCCATGATGGCCATGAGGGAGATATTTTTCACGATTGGGTCTTTCAGGTGGTGGACAGAGAGAGAAGGAGCTTGTCGGCTGCCTTCATGGCTTTGGCGGTCGAATCGACGGAATCACTCCGCTCTTCTCCCATCCGCATGACGCGCGACACGAAGGCCGTAGCGTCGCCTTTGCTGAATCCGGCATCGCGCAGGATTCGCTCGGCATCTTTGGGTAGGAACAGGTCGCTACTGGACGCCTTGACGTTAGTGACCCGTGCCTTTTCGTTTGCGGGGAAGGTGACCAGGGAGACCTCCCACAGGTCGATCTCGGTGAGGGTGCGGACGTCGGTTTCGCGGTCGTATGCCCATTGCTTGGAGATGAAGCCGATGGACAGGCCGGTAAGCGCGCCCATCTTGAGCAGGGCGTAGGCTTCCTTGCCGAGGACAGTTTCCAGCGCGAGCTTGCCTTTGATGCGCAGGCCGTTGGAGTCTTCGACCATGTCCATCCAGATGCCGATGGGCTGACTGGCGTTATGCTGCCACAGCATGGCAGGCATGGTGCCTGCAGCTTTGTGGGCATTGAGCGACGCCAGAAAGGCACCAGGCGCGATGACATCGTCGTAGTTGTCACGCACGCCGAAGACACTGCCGTAGCCTTCGACGGTGCCGTCCTCGCCCACGGCCTTGAGGCTGAGGACAAAGGAGCGGGTTTCGCGGGTGCCCATGGCTGGGGCGCTGGATTTGCGCTCAAGGCGCGGTGTCGTCGTTCGCATCGCTGTTTCCTTGGGGTTTTTGGGTCATGTTCATAGGGGTCAATGGCTCGTCAAGTCCCGGCAAGGGGTCTTTGCCTTCTTCTTCGCGTAGTTCGTTGCGGGTGTAGATGCCCATTTCGCCCATGGTGCGGGTCCACTGCGAGCGGTCCTTTACTGAGCCGGAGCGCATGTAGCGGGTGTCGAACTCGGCGAACAGGGGGCCGGAGCCGTCGAGCAGGGTTTCGTCCAGACGCTGGGTCCAGGCGTTGTGCCAGGGCGTGAGGCAGTGAATGAGATGGGCCGAGAAGAAGGCTTCGGAGCTGGCGAAGGTGGCGGTCTTGTCAGAGTGGCCGATCATGATGGGGAACACCCCGAAGACACGGCAGATCTCTTCGATCTGCAGGCGGCGGGTTTCTACGTGCTGGGCGTCCACGCCGGTCATGGCGGTGCTGACCCATTTGGCAGCGCGGTCGAGCACCATGGGGTTGCCCACGTTGCTAACCCCGCCTTGCTTCTTCAGCCAGCCGGTAAGTTTTTCGTGCTGCTCTGGACTGAGGTTGCCCTCTACCGAGTAGACGCCGCTGGGCCGCATAGCATTGCTGTGCATGGCAACCTGGCTTTTCTCGGTCGCCATGGCCAGGCCGATGGCTGCGCGGGCCAGGATGACGGGGTTGAGGGACTTGGTCCATTCCCACTGCAGCCCATGGAGGAGGAACACGTCGTCCTGCGAGAACTCGCCGATGATGCCGAATTCATCCCAGCAGGTGTAGAGTAGTTCGTAGCGCGAGGTGCGCCGCATGTTCCAGCTACCGGGGGCCACGGGGATGAGCTCACGCAGACGGCGGTTATCGCCGCGTACCTTGATGGACAGGCCGGTGCCGGTGAGGCAGGCGTGAACAGTCATCATGCGACGCCATTCGAGGGCTGTCTGCCATTCGTTGGGGCGGCGGGCCAGCAGGCGGTATTCCGGGATGTTGAGGGCGCGCTCGCGGGTTCGGTCTGGCTTCTGGCGGTAGACGTGCAGCTGGGGCGTGGCGCAACCATCAGCGATGGCTTTGACGCAGGCCAGCACCGTGGAGACTTGTAGCGCCGTTTTTTCATTTACGTGCACGCCCGCTACGGTGCGACCGCCAGTGCCGTCGATCAAACTGGCAATCTGCTGGTAGGTGAGCTGGCTGGATTTTCGCTCCGATACGGCTTGGGCCAGGAATCCCATTACGTAGCACCTCGGGCCATCAGGACACCGCCGACAAGGGCCAGTACGCCGCCCACGATGTAGCCCGCTGGCAGATAGATGAGGCCTACCCCATAGACCAGGGATGCACCGCCACAGGCGATGAAGGTGTCGGGCAGCCATGCGGCTGCTACGGCTGGCAACTTCTTTAATTGCTCCGTGAATTTGTTCATGCTGTTTCCCAAAAGGATGTACCGTCGTCTGCTGGATCTGCAGCTAAGGCGCGGTTCATTGCGACGATGGTGCCAATGGCAGCGTCGATCTTGTTGGCGGCCCGCGATTTGCGGGGGAATACGTTTTCGTTGCGGTCTTCTTTGACCTCTACATTGCTGAGCTGCCACACGTAGCAGGGGTTGCCGTCGTGGTGGAAGCGGCCTGAATCGACTAGGGCGGCAATCTCTTTCATAGGCTCGCTGAGGTAGCGGACCTGCTGGGGAATGTCCACCACGGTGATGCCCTGCTCTTCCAGGTTGGCACCCATCTGGTGTCCGCCCCAAGGGTCTTTCGCTACTTCTTTGGTGCCGATTGCCTTGGTGGTCTCGATCACTTCCTCTTCGATCTGAGACAGGGAGATCATGTTGCCGGGCGTAGCGATCAGATGCCCTGCGTTGACCCATGCTTGGTAATGCGCGTTCTCGGGTTTCGCTAGCGCGGCGTCCGGGATGTAGTTTTTGGAGAAGGCGTAGTAGTGGCGAGCCTTGGCTTCGCCGAGCCAGCAGAGGGTGACAGCGCTGGCAATGTCTTGCTTGCTGGCAAGGTCGAGGCCGATGGCGCTGCCGTCCCATTTGTGGCTGTCAATGGTCAGGGTGGTGTCGCCGGCCTGCTGGAGGTTGTACAAGTTGAGCCACGGGGAGGCGGCGGCTACCCATACATTTAAGTGCTTTGTCTTGAAGACGTTTTGCTTGCGCGGGTCGGACTGGGCATCGCGCTGCTGGAGCTTCAGGAACTCAGCGTCTACCGATATGCCGTAGTTGGGGTTGGCCTTGCGCAGGGCGTCTTCGCTGGTCCAGTCGTCGCCGTCGTCCATCGTGAAGATGAGGCCGAAGCGCTGGTCGTTTTCGACCACGCCTTCGAGGATCTTCTGCAGCTCGACCTGGTGCATGTAGCAGGGGCCGGATATGTCAGCACCTGCTGTGGTGATCATCAGGATCAGTGGCTGCGACCGGGCACCCATGCCGGTCTGCATGGTGTCAAAGAGCGCCGATTCTCGGTGCTCGTGGTACTCGTCAACGATAGCGCAGCTGGGGGATGCGCCGTCGCCAGGGTTGCCGATGACGGGTTCGAACTTGGAGTTGTTTTCCCTTATCGACAGGTTCGACACGTTGACGGTGACGCCGTACGTCTGGCAGTAGCGCGGCGTGGCCTTGGCCATGAGCAGCGCGGGCCGGAATACTTCCATCGCCTGGTCTTGCGATGTGGCGCCCGAGTAAATCTCGGCACCGAACTCTTCGTCGGGGCCGAGCATGTACAGGCCAATGACGGCTGCAATGGTCGACTTCGCGTTTTTGCGCGGGACGATGATGTCGGCGATGCGGAAGCGGCGCTTGCCGGTGGTGACATGCACCCACCCGAATATGCTGGTGAGGATAAAGACCTGCCAGGGCTCCAGCTTGATCAGCTGCCTGCGGGCGGCCCAGTCGCCCTTGATGTGGGGCATGAGGCCAGCAAACTTGCAGACTCTCTCGGCGGGGCGGTACGGACGGCCCTTGCTGTTCTGGAGCTGGGGGTTCCACACATAGGGGAACCCTTCGGAACCGATGCGAGCGAGATCCTTTATGTGGCGCTGGCATGCCAGGCGGTGCCACTTGCAGGAGATGATGCGCCCGGCGACAACGTCTTTAGCGTACGCGGTGGCAACGTCTGCGAACTGGGTGTCCAAGTTCACAGCGCGTTCCATTCGTCTTGGGTGCCTTCCTCAAAAAGTCCGCCTTGGCGGTTATCGCTGGTGGTAACCCGGGAGCGGGACGATGGCGACAAGCCGAACAGGTCGAGGTAGCGCTTAACCTCGGATGCCGCATGCTTTCCCACCACCCAATGGTGCGAGTACGTGAAATTGCCGTTTGCCGTCTTGATCATCAAGCCGTCGCCACCGGTGTATTCGAGGCCAGCGGCCTCGGCCTTCGCCATGGCATCGTCGGCCAGCTTCATTGCACGCGACAGTTGACGCTCGGCCCAAACCATCTTGGCCCAGGCCTGGCAGTACAGCACCAAAGCAGCCCGATCCAGCTTCGACACCAGGCCGTAGCGTTCCAGCTCGACGGTGATGCGCTTCCATTCCTTCTTCGCTTCGGGCCAGATCCACGACGGGAAGTCGGGTATCTCGACCTCAGGCCGGAACTCGTCAAGAATTGCAGCCAGCGGTTTCTTGCTGGCGTTGCCACGCAGGTGGTGAACATTCGCAGGCAACGGCTTTGGACCTCGTTGTCCCATAGAACATCCAGTAAAAGTAGTGAGTGCAGACGTGTGGACGGCAGCCATTTAGGCAGGGGGGTACCCCCCCCTCCCCAATACTCCCGCACGAAAAAATTTGGCTAACCGTTCGGTTTCCGGTTGAAAAGCGGTGGACTTTTGATCCCCCCTACCCTTTTGGCCTGGGTCTGGCTACCCTCCAAACGCCCGGTGTCGGCCCCTGCTGG
This sequence is a window from Rhodoferax sp. WC2427. Protein-coding genes within it:
- a CDS encoding phage major capsid protein encodes the protein MKNISLMAIMALHFAAFSAKTETLGVYEKREDPSIKSVADALDKIATAFDEYKKTNDSRIEAIKKGQGTAELDAKLARMDEHINSITDAKTRLERMETKLARPGAQSGNREARESAESVEYKEAFFDWVRAPGDGERQQRATQAQKALEAKQRADGRETRATQTVTSTGAAGGFALPEEIERNIARLSVDMSPIRQLATVRQVGTTDYKELFDVNGATFEWVGETDTRNQTNTPDLAECAPTFGMGSAKPQASEESLDDLFFNVEDWLISSASEAIAAGEGAAFISGNGTKKPTGFLAGPAPVATADSARAFGTLQYIASGQAAAMPTSTDLFYDIIYGLRARYRTNAQWVTSKLILAAMRKYKDTTGQYLWQPALSASQPASFLGYGITEAEDMPAVAANSFPLAFGDFKEGYLITDIKGLRMTRDEITTPGFVKFYIRKRMGGKLRNTQAIKLLKIATA
- a CDS encoding HK97 family phage prohead protease; translation: MRTTTPRLERKSSAPAMGTRETRSFVLSLKAVGEDGTVEGYGSVFGVRDNYDDVIAPGAFLASLNAHKAAGTMPAMLWQHNASQPIGIWMDMVEDSNGLRIKGKLALETVLGKEAYALLKMGALTGLSIGFISKQWAYDRETDVRTLTEIDLWEVSLVTFPANEKARVTNVKASSSDLFLPKDAERILRDAGFSKGDATAFVSRVMRMGEERSDSVDSTAKAMKAADKLLLSLSTT
- a CDS encoding phage portal protein; protein product: MGFLAQAVSERKSSQLTYQQIASLIDGTGGRTVAGVHVNEKTALQVSTVLACVKAIADGCATPQLHVYRQKPDRTRERALNIPEYRLLARRPNEWQTALEWRRMMTVHACLTGTGLSIKVRGDNRRLRELIPVAPGSWNMRRTSRYELLYTCWDEFGIIGEFSQDDVFLLHGLQWEWTKSLNPVILARAAIGLAMATEKSQVAMHSNAMRPSGVYSVEGNLSPEQHEKLTGWLKKQGGVSNVGNPMVLDRAAKWVSTAMTGVDAQHVETRRLQIEEICRVFGVFPIMIGHSDKTATFASSEAFFSAHLIHCLTPWHNAWTQRLDETLLDGSGPLFAEFDTRYMRSGSVKDRSQWTRTMGEMGIYTRNELREEEGKDPLPGLDEPLTPMNMTQKPQGNSDANDDTAP
- a CDS encoding terminase large subunit, whose amino-acid sequence is MNLDTQFADVATAYAKDVVAGRIISCKWHRLACQRHIKDLARIGSEGFPYVWNPQLQNSKGRPYRPAERVCKFAGLMPHIKGDWAARRQLIKLEPWQVFILTSIFGWVHVTTGKRRFRIADIIVPRKNAKSTIAAVIGLYMLGPDEEFGAEIYSGATSQDQAMEVFRPALLMAKATPRYCQTYGVTVNVSNLSIRENNSKFEPVIGNPGDGASPSCAIVDEYHEHRESALFDTMQTGMGARSQPLILMITTAGADISGPCYMHQVELQKILEGVVENDQRFGLIFTMDDGDDWTSEDALRKANPNYGISVDAEFLKLQQRDAQSDPRKQNVFKTKHLNVWVAAASPWLNLYNLQQAGDTTLTIDSHKWDGSAIGLDLASKQDIASAVTLCWLGEAKARHYYAFSKNYIPDAALAKPENAHYQAWVNAGHLIATPGNMISLSQIEEEVIETTKAIGTKEVAKDPWGGHQMGANLEEQGITVVDIPQQVRYLSEPMKEIAALVDSGRFHHDGNPCYVWQLSNVEVKEDRNENVFPRKSRAANKIDAAIGTIVAMNRALAADPADDGTSFWETA
- a CDS encoding P27 family phage terminase small subunit gives rise to the protein MPANVHHLRGNASKKPLAAILDEFRPEVEIPDFPSWIWPEAKKEWKRITVELERYGLVSKLDRAALVLYCQAWAKMVWAERQLSRAMKLADDAMAKAEAAGLEYTGGDGLMIKTANGNFTYSHHWVVGKHAASEVKRYLDLFGLSPSSRSRVTTSDNRQGGLFEEGTQDEWNAL